The Manis javanica isolate MJ-LG chromosome 4, MJ_LKY, whole genome shotgun sequence genome contains a region encoding:
- the CA6 gene encoding carbonic anhydrase 6, giving the protein MTTLVPLLSLLLLGAQAQHGSEWTYSVGPLDEAHWQREYPACGGKKQSPIDLQRNHVRYNPSLKALKLTGYEDQAGEFLMTNNGHTVQISLPPTVRLTATDGTEYIAQQMHFHWGGASSDISGSEHTVDGIRYVTEIHVVHYNSKYESYDIAKGAPDGLAVLAALVEVKDDAENTYYSSFISHLNNIKYPGQSTFLRGLDIQDMLPEDLYHYYSYEGSLTTPPCTENVHWFMLADFVKLSKAQIWKLENSLLNHQNKTLHNVYRRTQPLNNRVVEANFMYFPHQRSEFQFYLSKMDHKLKNLRFTGQKKLGGKAKSRKAAP; this is encoded by the exons ATGACCACTCTTGTGCCACTGCTGTCTCTGCTCCTCCTGGGGGCCCAGGCCCAGCACGGGTCCGAGTGGACCTACTCAG TGGGGCCCCTGGACGAAGCACACTGGCAGAGGGAGTACCCTGCCTGCGGGGGGAAGAAACAGTCGCCCATCGACCTGCAGAGGAACCATGTTCGGTACAATCCCTCCCTGAAGGCTCTGAAACTGACAGGCTACGAGGACCAGGCGGGCGAGTTCCTCATGACCAACAACGGCCACACAG TGCAGATCAGCCTGCCCCCTACTGTGCGTTTAACAGCCACCGATGGCACTGAGTACATAGCCCAGCAGATGCACTTCCACTGGGGCGGTGCATCCTCAGACATCAGCGGCTCTGAGCACACCGTCGACGGGATCAGATACGTGACTGAG ATTCACGTCGTTCACTACAACTCTAAATACGAGAGCTACGACATAGCCAAGGGTGCACCGGATGGCCTGGCTGTCCTGGCAGCCCTCGTGGAG GTCAAGGATGATGCTGAAAACACTTACTACAGCAGCTTCATCTCTCACTTGAACAACATCAAGTACCCAG GGCAAAGCACATTTCTGAGAGGCCTTGACATCCAGGACATGCTGCCCGAGGACCTCTACCACTACTACAGCTACGAGGGGTCCCTCACCACTCCTCCCTGCACCGAGAATGTGCACTGGTTCATGCTGGCAGATTTCGTCAAGCTCTCCAAGGCACAG ATTTGGAAGCTAGAGAATTCCTTACTGAATCACCAGAACAAGACCCTCCACAATGTCTACCGCAGGACCCAGCCCCTGAACAACAGGGTGGTGGAAGCCAACTTCATGTATTTCCCTCATCAGC GCTCTGAGTTCCAGTTTTACCTAAGCAAGATGGATCATAAACTCAAGAACTTAAGATTTACGGGACAGAAGAAATTGGGAGGAAAAGCCAAGAGCAGGAAGGCTGCACCCTGA